CCCAGGGCGTTGCCCTGGGCTATCCCATGCGAGCCCTTCAGGCTCCAGAGACAATTGCCCTGCCTACAATTCCGGCCCGCACCCGCAGCCACACTCGCACTTGACTGGCAACGGAGGCCGGTGTAAACTAACGCCGGCGCTCCGCGGGGCGGGGCAATCCGAGGAGCGGGCAAGGGGGATCTCCGACGCATGCGAGGGCCGGGCTATTCTGCCGCGTCGGACCTCTCGGAGCACCCCGGCACAGCGAATCGATCCGAGGTCTGTCTGAACACCCTTGGGCGGAACTCCTAGGGATCGCTCATGCCGCGGCCGAATCTCAAGGGATACGAACTGCTCGAGCTGGTGGGCAACGGCGCCGGCAGCGTGGTCTACAAGGCGCGCGAGCTGGCCACCGGCAACCTGTGCGCCATTAAGCACGTGACCCGCAAGACCATTGCCGGCATCGAGCAGGCCCGCCGCGACGTGCGCAGCGGCTCGCGCCGCCTCGGCAGCTACGCCCGCCTCAATTACCGCGGCTTCTTCGATCAGATCCGCAACGAGTACCGCATCCTGCGCACCCTCGAGAGGGACAGCTACTCCCCCCACATCGTGCGCGCCGACGCCCTCGTGACCCTCCGCCGCTTCCTTCGCCTCCACGGCTACGATCTCATCATGGAGTTCGTCGAGGGCGTGAGCCTGCGCGAGAAGTGGGACTACGAGATGACCGACCTCATCCGCTTCTACCGCGAGGCCGCCATGGCCCTGGCCTACCTGCACGGCCACCGCATCCTGCACACGGACATGAAGCCGCACCACCTCTTCATCACGCGCGACCGGCACGTGAAGGTGATTGACTTCGGCCTCGCCCGCTTCTTCGACGACCCGCCCGGCCGCATCCAGGGCACCGCCGAGTTCATGGCCTACGAGCAGGTCAAGGGCCTGCCCATGGACCCGCGCACCGACGTCTACGGCCTCGGCGCGACCATGTACTTCATCCTCACCGGCCAGCCCAACCGGCCGGCCCTGGGCGGAATGGCCGGCGGCGCGGGCCTCACCGTCGGCTTCGCGGGACGCGCCGCCAGCGTGCGCGACAAGAACCCCAAGTGCCCGCCCGGCCTCGAGGAGATCATTCTCCAGTCGTGCGAGCGACGCCCCGAGAAGCGCCCCTCCTCGATGACCGAGGTGATCCGGCGCCTCGACCTTCTCTGAGCCCCTCCGCCAGAAGCGACAGCGCGCGGCGCAGCTCGCCCCGCTCGGCCTGGCTCAGCCGCTGCCCCCCATACCGCACCCGGTAGAAGGCCGCCACCACCGCCTCCGCCGGCGCGTAGAGCGCCCCGCCCGACGCAATGGCCGCCCGCACGAACTCCAGGGGCGTGACGCCCGGCGCGCGGTGCAGCCCCCCGCGCGCCAGCAGCGCCTCGAGCGCACGGTAGAACGCCACCGGCGACCGGCCGCCCGCGCCCGGCGCGCCGGCGGCCCGGCGCCGCCGCGCCACCGCGCGGGCCAGAAACACCGCGCCTCCCCCCAGCACCAGGAGAATCCCCACCACGGCCAGCCCGCCCACGACGGAGCCGCGGCCCGTCTCCACCGCGAACCACTCGCCTCCCCACAGCGGCAGCGCGTCCGAGAGGCGCGAGAGCAGGCCCGTCATTGCCCGCATCAGGTCGCGCTGCTCCTCGCTCGAGTAGTTCACCACGTAGGAGTTCCACACGAGGCGCAGGTGGGCGAATCGGCGGTCGAGCCCCGCAAACCACCCCGTGGCCGGCGCCGGCATGGCCTCGCCCAGGGGCGTGGGGTCGAACGGCCAGAAGTCGCGGATGGACGGCACATAGACCTCCACCCACGCGTGCGCGTTCCGCTGGCGCACGATGTAGAACTGCCCGAACTCGTTCCACTCGCCGCCGCTGAAGCCCGTGGCCACCCGCGCCGGAATGCCCAGCGTGCGCAGCAGCACGGCCATGGCCGACGCGAAATGCTCGCAGTGCCCGCGCCGCACGCGGAACAGGAAGTCCTCTACAGGGTCCACGCCCTCGCGGCTGCGCCACTGGTTGAGCGAGTAGTCGTAGTGGCCCTTCAGGTAGGCTTCCACGGCGCGCGCCCGGTCGAACCAGGCCGCGTCCGGAATCCCGGCCACGATCTTCTCGGCCAGGGCGCGCACCCGCGGCGTCAACGT
This window of the Planctomycetota bacterium genome carries:
- a CDS encoding serine/threonine-protein kinase; protein product: MPRPNLKGYELLELVGNGAGSVVYKARELATGNLCAIKHVTRKTIAGIEQARRDVRSGSRRLGSYARLNYRGFFDQIRNEYRILRTLERDSYSPHIVRADALVTLRRFLRLHGYDLIMEFVEGVSLREKWDYEMTDLIRFYREAAMALAYLHGHRILHTDMKPHHLFITRDRHVKVIDFGLARFFDDPPGRIQGTAEFMAYEQVKGLPMDPRTDVYGLGATMYFILTGQPNRPALGGMAGGAGLTVGFAGRAASVRDKNPKCPPGLEEIILQSCERRPEKRPSSMTEVIRRLDLL